One window of the Trachemys scripta elegans isolate TJP31775 chromosome 13, CAS_Tse_1.0, whole genome shotgun sequence genome contains the following:
- the TPM2 gene encoding tropomyosin beta chain isoform X10 has protein sequence MKVIENRAMKDEEKMELQEMQLKEAKHIAEEADRKYEEVARKLVIIEGELERSEERAEVAESRVRQLEEELRTMDQTLKSLMASEEEYSTKEDKYEEEIKLLTDKLKEAETRAEFAERSVAKLEKTIDDLEENLASAKEENVGIHQVLDQTLLELNNL, from the exons ATGAAAGTCATTGAGAACCGGGCCATGAAGGATGAGGAGAAAATGGAGCTCCAGGAGATGCAGCTGAAAGAGGCCAAGCACATAGCTGAGGAGGCCGACCGCAAATACGAGGAG GTTGCCCGTAAGCTGGTGATCattgagggggagctggagcgcTCGGAGGAAAGGGCGGAGGTTGCAGAAAG CCGAGTGAGACAGCTGGAAGAGGAGCTGCGCACCATGGACCAGACCCTCAAATCCCTGATGGCCTCAGAGGAAGAG TACTCCACCAAGGAAGATAAGTACGAGGAGGAGATCAAGCTGCTAACAGACAAACTGAAGGAG GCTGAGACCCGAGCGGAGTTTGCTGAGCGATCCGTAGCCAAGCTGGAGAAAACCATTGACGACTTAGAAG AGAATCTGGCCAGTGCCAAAGAGGAGAACGTTGGCATTCACCAAGTTCTAGACCAGACCCTGCTGGAGCTGAACAACCTCTGA